One region of Novipirellula artificiosorum genomic DNA includes:
- a CDS encoding phenylacetate--CoA ligase family protein → MDELVAKQAAEALDVLNEHTLRTVHWHFSDDTGSPFWLEKKQELNFDPLTEVKSFADLKKFPLFEDEWLRGGPIRRWVPKGHAGKPVYVFETGGTTGIPKSRMVIEDHWKDYELFSETLPEAYFPKGSNWLMLGPSGPRRLRLAVEHLAQHRDGICFCIDLDPRWVVKLIKKGWMEHLEEYKKHCIEQAVTILTAGHDVKCVFATPKLLESLGEALEERGTSIAEVGITGIFSGGTEFTPQWTRFCVEELFGGSPEESGVYMTPTYGNTLMGLACSKPIRAEDGYKISYYAPQPRAATEVVQFDDYNSVVAYGETGRVKLYTLTDEFFVPGFMERDEGEREAPFDLYPWDGVSGVRPFHELASATTVGVY, encoded by the coding sequence ATGGACGAACTTGTAGCAAAGCAGGCCGCTGAGGCACTCGACGTTTTGAACGAACACACCTTGCGTACAGTGCATTGGCACTTCAGCGATGATACCGGAAGCCCGTTTTGGCTAGAGAAAAAGCAAGAATTGAATTTTGATCCGCTCACGGAGGTCAAATCCTTCGCGGATTTGAAAAAGTTTCCCCTGTTTGAGGACGAATGGTTGCGAGGCGGTCCGATTCGGCGCTGGGTCCCCAAGGGCCACGCGGGCAAGCCCGTCTATGTTTTTGAAACGGGTGGGACGACGGGAATTCCAAAGAGCCGAATGGTGATCGAAGATCACTGGAAGGATTACGAGCTTTTCAGTGAGACGCTCCCAGAAGCTTACTTTCCAAAGGGTTCGAATTGGTTGATGTTGGGGCCGAGTGGTCCCAGGCGATTGCGGTTGGCGGTGGAGCATTTGGCTCAGCATCGGGACGGCATTTGTTTCTGCATCGATTTGGACCCTCGCTGGGTGGTCAAGTTGATCAAGAAGGGATGGATGGAGCACTTGGAGGAATACAAGAAGCATTGCATTGAACAGGCGGTCACGATTCTGACAGCCGGCCATGACGTTAAATGTGTCTTCGCGACACCAAAGTTGCTCGAATCACTTGGTGAGGCGCTCGAAGAGCGTGGCACCAGTATTGCGGAAGTTGGCATCACCGGAATCTTCTCGGGCGGGACGGAGTTCACACCCCAGTGGACACGTTTCTGTGTCGAGGAGTTGTTTGGAGGATCGCCCGAGGAGAGTGGGGTCTACATGACACCAACTTATGGCAACACGTTGATGGGGCTCGCATGCAGCAAACCGATCCGTGCGGAGGACGGTTACAAAATCTCCTACTATGCACCGCAGCCTCGTGCGGCAACCGAAGTCGTTCAGTTTGATGACTACAATTCGGTCGTTGCTTACGGAGAAACCGGTCGAGTCAAGTTGTACACGTTGACCGACGAGTTCTTTGTCCCAGGATTCATGGAGCGGGATGAGGGCGAACGAGAAGCACCGTTTGATCTGTACCCTTGGGATGGGGTCAGCGGCGTGCGGCCGTTCCATGAACTCGCCAGTGCCACGACGGTTGGGGTTTATTAG
- a CDS encoding aldehyde dehydrogenase family protein, producing MITLSPLRWGKPYESLDFKDVVHFDTGQPIARIGTVGGGIVGRDIRHAEKARQALLQLSPSELIRRCKHAAELFEKGDLKVGDSVQGVDDFVHQQSASTGLPEHMCRSNMAKNSFVLSNIDQILDCLTRGLELSIFSKGYGEEGRGVIVSYQAQTPVLGAVLPNNSPGVHTLWLPAVPLQIGLVLKPGSQEPWTPYRMVSAFIEAGIPAEAFSLYPGDHDVGGAIMAKTSRSMIFGSAQTVAQHAGNPNVQAHGPGFSKILLGDDVVDDWENYLDLMVESVLSNSGRSCINCSGIWASRHTKEIGEAIARRIGPVDVRPPSDPEAQLAAFTVPAMATGTYAMVQQDLAESGVTDLTAEFGEKLIERDHCAYLRPMVVHADSPDRQVASKEYMFPFVSVVACPQSEMLRRIGPTLVGTVLTRDQPWIDAAGSCTEIDRLNVGPIPTNRLNWLQPHEGNLIDFLFRSRAYQIAEF from the coding sequence ATGATCACACTTAGCCCATTGCGTTGGGGCAAGCCCTACGAATCGTTGGACTTCAAAGACGTCGTCCACTTTGATACCGGTCAACCCATTGCACGAATCGGTACGGTTGGCGGCGGCATTGTTGGTCGAGACATCCGGCACGCCGAAAAAGCTCGGCAAGCGTTGCTACAGCTTTCCCCCAGCGAGCTGATTCGTCGCTGTAAACATGCGGCCGAGCTGTTCGAGAAAGGCGATTTGAAAGTCGGCGACTCGGTCCAGGGGGTCGACGACTTTGTACATCAGCAGTCTGCCAGCACTGGGTTGCCCGAGCACATGTGCCGGTCCAACATGGCCAAAAACAGCTTTGTTTTAAGCAATATTGATCAGATTCTCGATTGTTTGACGCGAGGATTGGAGCTTTCGATCTTTTCGAAAGGCTACGGCGAAGAAGGGCGAGGCGTGATCGTTAGCTACCAAGCACAAACGCCAGTCCTGGGGGCGGTGTTGCCCAACAATTCGCCGGGTGTGCATACGCTCTGGCTTCCAGCGGTGCCGCTGCAGATCGGCTTGGTCCTCAAGCCGGGTTCGCAAGAACCGTGGACGCCCTACCGGATGGTTTCCGCTTTTATCGAAGCAGGCATTCCCGCCGAAGCGTTTTCATTGTACCCCGGAGATCATGATGTCGGCGGTGCAATCATGGCAAAAACGTCGCGCAGCATGATTTTCGGTAGTGCGCAAACGGTCGCGCAGCATGCGGGCAACCCCAACGTCCAAGCGCATGGTCCTGGATTTTCAAAAATCCTGCTCGGTGATGATGTTGTCGATGATTGGGAAAACTATCTGGACCTGATGGTCGAGAGCGTGCTTAGCAACTCGGGCCGGAGCTGCATCAATTGCTCAGGAATTTGGGCGAGCCGGCACACGAAGGAAATCGGTGAGGCAATCGCTCGACGCATCGGGCCCGTCGATGTTCGTCCTCCGAGCGATCCCGAGGCTCAATTGGCTGCGTTCACCGTTCCCGCCATGGCGACCGGAACGTACGCCATGGTGCAACAAGACTTGGCCGAATCCGGAGTCACCGATCTGACCGCCGAGTTTGGCGAAAAGCTCATCGAGCGAGATCACTGTGCGTATCTACGTCCGATGGTGGTTCATGCGGATTCGCCAGATCGCCAAGTTGCCTCCAAAGAATACATGTTCCCATTCGTTTCCGTGGTCGCCTGTCCTCAATCCGAGATGTTGCGGCGGATTGGACCGACGTTGGTGGGAACCGTTCTGACGCGTGATCAACCCTGGATCGACGCGGCAGGCAGTTGCACGGAAATTGATCGGCTGAATGTTGGTCCCATCCCCACCAACCGCCTCAACTGGTTACAGCCCCACGAGGGAAATTTGATCGATTTCTTGTTCCGTTCTCGCGCCTACCAGATTGCCGAATTCTAG
- a CDS encoding prenyltransferase/squalene oxidase repeat-containing protein, protein MASETEMTGTTDSKTAVSPWIAVADGSGSDASESSRRRRSEASVTESLPSESSPRPEKPVRSSRDRDSTLMAFLFSTIVHTGLLIMLALLTLRVASSRSLRIHATRAPAEPMVVLQQRPAELATDVSVALSLAERPENVVIAADKPTTVRSPLEHLSEAESAPDAEGLRSIQSTANSSRSASLQLPTGGGLGGRTPEGRERLGQRYGATAESEAAVEMALAWLANHQRRDGSWSFNLELDPCGGRCRNSREVGDTPAPATGATGLALLAFLGAGYTQDEGKYDTVVRDGLYYLRSAGAQSEAGLDWQQGSMYGHGIALLAVAEALSMSCREGREQGDSDLREITTLGSLFTTRAQHPRGSWGYAPGQPGDTTITTWQVLSLVAARRNKIQLPYETLPAAHRFALSMAPPGKMEFGYRKPTPEPTTTAIGLTLMLYLGHSPYEPAMEEALNKLAKRGPTVNNLYHNYYGTLALHHARHHLWDPWQTRLRDHLVRMQAVSGHERGSWHFEDKYGDVGGRVYSTAMAAMILEVYYRYMPLYGEIEDFPLR, encoded by the coding sequence ATGGCCAGCGAAACCGAGATGACCGGCACGACTGATTCAAAAACCGCTGTGTCGCCATGGATCGCGGTGGCGGATGGTTCTGGATCCGACGCTTCCGAATCGTCGCGGCGCCGCCGCTCGGAGGCGAGCGTCACCGAATCGTTGCCATCGGAATCATCGCCTCGACCTGAAAAACCGGTCCGATCCTCACGAGATCGTGACTCGACGCTGATGGCATTTTTGTTCAGCACGATTGTTCATACGGGGCTGTTGATCATGTTGGCCCTGTTGACGTTGCGGGTTGCCTCGTCCCGTTCGTTGAGGATTCATGCCACGCGAGCTCCGGCAGAGCCGATGGTCGTCTTGCAACAGCGACCGGCCGAGCTGGCCACCGACGTTTCCGTGGCCTTGTCGCTTGCCGAGCGGCCTGAGAATGTGGTGATTGCGGCGGACAAGCCAACGACGGTCCGTTCGCCTCTTGAGCACCTGTCCGAGGCTGAGTCGGCGCCGGATGCGGAAGGCCTTCGATCGATTCAATCCACAGCGAATTCCAGTCGGTCGGCATCGCTGCAGTTGCCAACCGGTGGTGGACTCGGGGGGCGCACGCCCGAGGGCCGCGAGCGGTTAGGGCAAAGGTATGGCGCGACGGCTGAAAGTGAAGCGGCCGTTGAAATGGCGCTTGCATGGCTGGCCAACCACCAACGCCGAGACGGATCGTGGTCGTTCAATTTGGAACTCGATCCATGCGGCGGGCGGTGTCGCAATAGCCGAGAAGTGGGCGACACTCCGGCCCCCGCCACCGGAGCGACCGGTCTGGCACTGCTGGCGTTTCTCGGCGCGGGTTACACGCAAGACGAAGGCAAGTATGACACGGTGGTCCGCGATGGCCTCTACTATCTGCGGTCGGCCGGGGCACAGTCCGAGGCGGGATTGGATTGGCAACAAGGCAGCATGTACGGTCACGGAATTGCACTTTTGGCCGTCGCCGAGGCGCTGTCGATGTCGTGCCGCGAAGGACGCGAACAAGGGGATTCGGACTTAAGAGAAATCACCACGCTGGGCAGTTTGTTCACGACACGCGCACAACATCCGCGTGGGTCGTGGGGGTATGCTCCTGGGCAACCGGGTGACACAACGATCACGACTTGGCAAGTCTTGTCACTTGTTGCGGCTCGCCGTAATAAGATCCAACTTCCCTACGAGACCTTACCGGCCGCTCACCGTTTTGCCCTTTCGATGGCACCGCCTGGCAAAATGGAGTTTGGCTATCGCAAGCCGACTCCCGAGCCCACCACGACTGCCATTGGTTTGACGCTGATGTTGTATCTCGGCCATTCACCCTACGAACCGGCGATGGAAGAGGCTTTGAACAAACTCGCGAAACGTGGACCGACGGTGAACAATCTCTACCACAACTACTACGGGACGCTGGCACTGCACCATGCTCGGCACCACCTTTGGGACCCATGGCAGACGCGGTTGCGTGATCATTTGGTCCGGATGCAGGCCGTCAGCGGGCACGAACGAGGTAGCTGGCATTTTGAGGACAAGTACGGCGATGTTGGCGGTCGCGTCTACTCGACCGCAATGGCGGCAATGATCCTAGAAGTCTACTATCGTTACATGCCGTTGTACGGCGAGATCGAAGATTTCCCGCTCCGCTAG
- a CDS encoding DNA polymerase III subunit: MMWSTLIGHAQIERWFATAIAKGRLGGSFLFVGQPGIGKRTAANLLAQTLLCETKDPAQMSPCGHCQACVQNVAGSHPDVTRVGKPSDKTMIPLELLIGPPDARMQAGFCREVRMKPMQGSRRIGIIEDADFLNEEGANCLLKTLEEPPANAVILLIGTSEQRQLPTIRSRCQVIRFQPLNSTDSAKLLRNVHGVEASDDQISEAVEVAGGDMHVALRLLRGEADQLRDALRSQFEAPHPDPVRIGRILNTHVEQAGKDAAARRAAMRDMFSFAVQFFRRQVRQVAGDRVTVSRALKRLDRSVRALREVDRSANQATLIECYAADIASATTADRGEIG, encoded by the coding sequence ATGATGTGGTCGACGTTGATTGGGCATGCGCAAATCGAACGCTGGTTTGCCACTGCAATCGCAAAGGGACGCCTCGGCGGTAGCTTTCTGTTTGTCGGACAACCCGGCATTGGAAAACGGACTGCCGCCAACCTGCTCGCTCAAACCTTGCTGTGTGAAACGAAGGATCCCGCGCAGATGTCGCCCTGTGGACACTGCCAAGCCTGTGTCCAAAACGTCGCGGGCTCGCATCCGGATGTGACGCGTGTCGGAAAACCCAGCGACAAAACCATGATCCCGCTCGAGTTGTTGATCGGACCGCCGGACGCTCGAATGCAGGCAGGTTTTTGTCGCGAGGTGCGAATGAAGCCGATGCAGGGATCACGGCGAATCGGCATCATCGAGGACGCGGACTTTCTAAACGAAGAAGGCGCCAATTGCCTGTTAAAGACGCTCGAAGAACCGCCGGCCAATGCCGTAATCCTGCTGATCGGGACCAGCGAGCAACGGCAATTGCCGACGATACGCTCGCGTTGCCAAGTGATTCGTTTCCAGCCGTTGAATTCCACCGATTCGGCTAAACTGCTTCGCAACGTGCATGGCGTGGAGGCATCCGATGACCAAATCAGCGAAGCGGTCGAGGTGGCCGGTGGCGATATGCATGTCGCTTTGCGTTTGCTTCGCGGCGAAGCGGATCAACTTCGCGATGCGCTGCGTTCGCAATTCGAAGCTCCCCATCCGGATCCCGTCCGGATCGGACGAATCCTCAATACGCATGTTGAACAAGCGGGAAAGGATGCTGCGGCACGACGCGCTGCGATGCGTGACATGTTCTCCTTTGCGGTCCAGTTTTTCCGCCGGCAAGTACGCCAGGTTGCCGGCGATCGCGTCACGGTGTCGCGTGCCCTGAAGCGTCTCGATCGATCCGTTCGCGCACTTCGCGAAGTCGACCGAAGCGCTAACCAAGCGACGCTGATCGAATGCTACGCTGCCGACATCGCTTCAGCGACCACCGCTGACCGCGGCGAGATTGGCTAG
- the rpiB gene encoding ribose 5-phosphate isomerase B, which produces MLKVCIASDHRGVHIKGRLVQALAAAGYDVTDEGTNSEGAVDYPDYAKRVAKKVSSGEADRGILICGTGIGMAITANKFAGVRAASCYGEVMVEMSRRHNDVNVLCLPGDMIGDRPIDDLVLLWMRTDFDGGRHGNRVSKICEIEKANLISDETTQRTGSQHG; this is translated from the coding sequence ATGCTGAAAGTTTGCATCGCAAGTGACCACCGAGGTGTGCATATCAAAGGTCGGCTCGTCCAAGCGTTAGCGGCGGCGGGTTACGACGTGACCGACGAGGGAACCAATAGCGAAGGCGCGGTGGATTACCCCGACTACGCTAAGCGAGTTGCCAAGAAGGTCAGCAGCGGCGAAGCGGACCGTGGAATTTTGATCTGCGGCACCGGCATCGGCATGGCCATCACCGCCAACAAATTCGCGGGCGTGCGAGCGGCGTCGTGTTATGGCGAAGTGATGGTCGAGATGAGTCGTCGACACAACGACGTCAACGTACTTTGTCTGCCGGGAGATATGATTGGGGATCGTCCGATCGACGACTTGGTTTTGCTTTGGATGCGAACCGATTTTGACGGCGGCCGACATGGAAATCGTGTCAGTAAGATTTGCGAAATTGAGAAGGCGAACTTAATTTCCGACGAAACGACGCAGCGAACCGGGTCGCAGCACGGATGA
- a CDS encoding arsenate reductase/protein-tyrosine-phosphatase family protein, with amino-acid sequence MLKTLDLQTADDSRDIVHRTVQALVEGQVVGVPTETTYALAANALSESAVSRLYEITSASEKLCTMEVSIRSREAAGDFISSGSSTARRLIYRCWPGPMTLCVKDEPSCSALSQLPPSVRSLVVGENQSVGYRVVDHDILDHIHRYLSAPLVLATCGGATGDDIASDADFLAQHFRESMPLLLDDGPTRYGGVTTVVHVDGNRWKLLREGVIERAAMNQFVKPVIALVCTGNTCRSPMAETLLREQLRKHTGCEDAVRVLSAGVAAGCGAGASPQAVAVMGKRGLDLTGHSSRPLDESVMHVADLVLTMTRGHRAAILAAWPDMHDRVFTLRRDGGDIADPVGMAVEVYQACADQIDCELEKWMDSLEDDFFPRNESNR; translated from the coding sequence ATGCTGAAAACCTTAGACCTTCAAACGGCCGACGATTCACGAGATATCGTGCATCGTACCGTGCAAGCGTTGGTTGAAGGCCAAGTCGTCGGCGTTCCCACGGAGACGACTTATGCATTGGCAGCGAATGCCTTGTCCGAGTCTGCGGTGTCTCGATTATACGAGATCACGAGCGCAAGTGAGAAGCTCTGCACGATGGAGGTTTCGATTCGCAGTCGTGAAGCGGCTGGTGATTTCATCAGCTCGGGTTCCAGCACCGCACGGCGGTTGATCTACCGTTGTTGGCCGGGGCCGATGACGCTCTGTGTGAAGGATGAGCCGTCGTGTTCCGCATTGTCCCAGCTACCACCGTCCGTACGCAGCTTGGTTGTCGGTGAGAACCAAAGCGTTGGGTATCGCGTCGTGGACCATGATATTTTGGACCATATTCATCGTTATTTGTCCGCTCCGCTGGTTTTGGCGACCTGTGGGGGGGCAACCGGCGACGACATCGCTTCGGATGCCGATTTTTTGGCCCAGCACTTCCGCGAATCGATGCCACTGCTGCTCGATGACGGCCCAACTCGCTATGGTGGTGTCACGACGGTTGTCCACGTCGACGGCAACCGATGGAAATTGTTACGAGAAGGCGTGATCGAGCGTGCAGCCATGAACCAATTCGTTAAGCCGGTGATCGCGTTGGTTTGCACGGGAAACACGTGCCGCAGCCCAATGGCCGAAACTTTGCTAAGAGAGCAGTTGCGGAAACACACGGGATGCGAAGACGCTGTCCGTGTTCTATCGGCTGGCGTGGCGGCAGGATGCGGAGCGGGTGCCAGCCCCCAAGCGGTTGCCGTGATGGGCAAACGAGGGCTTGACTTGACCGGACACAGCAGCCGACCGCTTGACGAGTCCGTCATGCATGTCGCGGATTTGGTGTTGACGATGACGCGAGGCCATCGCGCGGCGATCCTTGCGGCTTGGCCCGACATGCACGACCGCGTGTTCACGCTCCGTCGCGACGGAGGTGACATCGCCGATCCGGTCGGGATGGCGGTGGAGGTCTATCAAGCTTGTGCGGACCAGATCGATTGCGAACTCGAAAAATGGATGGATTCGCTTGAGGATGACTTTTTTCCTCGCAACGAATCGAACCGGTAA
- a CDS encoding NHL repeat-containing protein encodes MTILYTPLSRRQWIGGSVALSTTLLSGCLAARNRSEPESVWGRYGFSDGRFIKPRAMAIDADDHLFIVDTTGRIQVFDGDGNFLRNWKTPQTENGRPTGMTIRRAADGRPDRLLVADTHYYRMLSYSLDGALHEGEQIGGTPGFAAGQFAFVTDVVCDARGCFYIGEYGDSDRIQKFDPDGAFLAQWGSSGSEPEQFVRPQSLAIQGDIIWVADAGNHRIQRFDISKQTPELIDVIGREGSGRGEFHYPYDLAFAADGTIIVCEYGNQRLQRLSADGKWIAFWGGPGFQPGQLYDPWAVVVDSRDRIHVLDSNNHRVQRLMMFG; translated from the coding sequence ATGACAATTTTGTACACCCCGCTGTCGCGGCGGCAATGGATCGGCGGGTCCGTGGCGTTGTCAACCACGCTTCTTTCCGGATGCCTTGCGGCTCGGAATCGTTCCGAGCCCGAGTCGGTTTGGGGGCGATACGGATTCAGCGATGGGCGATTTATCAAGCCGCGCGCCATGGCAATCGACGCGGACGATCATTTGTTTATTGTCGATACCACCGGCCGGATCCAAGTGTTTGATGGCGACGGAAACTTCTTGAGGAATTGGAAGACGCCACAGACCGAAAACGGGCGGCCCACGGGGATGACGATTCGTCGAGCCGCCGACGGTCGGCCGGACCGTTTGCTCGTTGCCGACACGCATTACTACCGAATGCTGAGCTATTCGCTTGATGGTGCTTTGCACGAAGGCGAACAAATTGGTGGAACGCCTGGATTCGCAGCGGGCCAGTTCGCATTTGTGACCGATGTGGTTTGTGACGCTCGTGGCTGCTTTTACATCGGTGAATACGGCGACTCCGACCGGATCCAAAAGTTTGACCCCGACGGAGCCTTTTTGGCGCAATGGGGGAGCTCTGGAAGCGAGCCGGAACAATTTGTCCGCCCGCAAAGCTTGGCGATTCAGGGTGATATCATCTGGGTGGCCGACGCCGGCAACCACCGAATTCAGCGGTTTGACATTTCCAAGCAGACCCCCGAATTGATTGACGTGATTGGCCGTGAAGGGAGCGGGCGTGGTGAGTTCCACTATCCGTACGACTTGGCCTTTGCGGCTGACGGAACAATCATCGTTTGCGAATACGGCAACCAGCGGCTCCAGCGACTCAGTGCCGACGGCAAATGGATCGCTTTTTGGGGAGGACCCGGTTTTCAACCCGGCCAGCTTTACGATCCATGGGCAGTCGTCGTCGATTCGCGTGACCGCATCCATGTGCTCGACAGCAACAACCATCGTGTGCAGCGATTGATGATGTTTGGTTAG
- a CDS encoding NAD-dependent epimerase/dehydratase family protein produces MRVFVTGGTGLLGNAILRQLEQAGHHTLTIVRSKVDKGVFDGLATERINGDLFDADGIERAVSVADAVIHAAGIIHLGWTRMDESMRVNRDGTRKIVEACLAHDRKMVHVGTVDAVAIGSRDQPSDETTPITRATQQVPCSYVVSKRAGVDEVAKGVQRGLRAAIVHPGFMLGPWDWKPSSGRMIVEVSRVWRPFAPRGGCCACDVRDVAAGTIAAIERGGDNGRAFILGGHNVTYFELWKQMAERMGRRGPVIRTGPAALWVAGKAGDLWTRWSQVERDLNSAGVRMSSMFHFHSSNRAIAELGYTVRDLSITLDDAADWIRKHHMPK; encoded by the coding sequence ATGCGTGTCTTTGTTACTGGCGGTACCGGTTTACTCGGCAACGCGATTCTGCGCCAACTTGAACAGGCGGGGCATCACACCCTCACGATCGTGCGCAGCAAGGTCGACAAGGGCGTCTTCGATGGCCTCGCTACAGAGCGAATCAACGGTGACTTGTTTGATGCCGATGGGATCGAGCGAGCGGTTTCCGTGGCCGATGCCGTGATCCATGCTGCAGGCATCATCCATCTCGGATGGACTCGGATGGATGAATCGATGCGCGTCAATCGCGACGGTACGCGAAAGATCGTCGAGGCCTGTTTAGCGCATGACAGAAAGATGGTTCATGTCGGAACGGTTGATGCGGTTGCGATTGGTTCGCGGGACCAGCCGTCCGACGAAACAACCCCCATCACTCGAGCAACTCAGCAGGTGCCCTGTAGCTACGTCGTCAGCAAACGTGCCGGTGTCGACGAAGTGGCTAAAGGGGTTCAGCGCGGCTTGCGGGCGGCGATTGTGCACCCTGGGTTCATGCTTGGGCCATGGGATTGGAAACCAAGTAGCGGGCGGATGATCGTTGAGGTGAGCCGCGTTTGGCGACCCTTTGCACCGCGAGGCGGTTGTTGTGCTTGTGATGTTCGTGATGTCGCGGCGGGAACGATTGCGGCAATCGAACGAGGTGGCGACAACGGACGCGCGTTCATTCTCGGCGGTCATAACGTCACCTATTTCGAACTTTGGAAACAAATGGCCGAGCGGATGGGACGACGCGGTCCGGTCATACGGACGGGGCCAGCGGCGCTTTGGGTTGCAGGAAAAGCGGGTGACTTGTGGACTCGATGGAGTCAGGTCGAAAGGGACCTGAACAGCGCGGGCGTCCGGATGAGTAGCATGTTCCATTTTCACAGCAGTAACCGCGCGATCGCGGAACTTGGATACACCGTCCGCGATCTAAGTATCACGTTGGATGATGCTGCCGACTGGATTCGAAAGCATCACATGCCCAAATGA
- the rpe gene encoding ribulose-phosphate 3-epimerase: MTRAKLDLIRKMTPAILPSVLSCDFGDMKSELARLTSAGARALHVDVMDGHFVPNLTFGMPIVAGLRRHTELPLDVHLMISDPLRYAPAMVDAGADLLTFHVEAVEDATYTAKEFRKLGVGVGVALDPETPLSDLDGCLSFVDMVLVMSVKAGFGGQPFDSVSLDKLTLLRDNHPGLLLQIDGGINAETIGPARQAGCDLFVVGSALIGRDDYSAALGELDQAVRSADATPQARVK, from the coding sequence ATGACCCGAGCGAAGCTCGATCTGATCAGAAAAATGACACCGGCGATTTTGCCGAGCGTGTTGTCGTGCGATTTTGGCGATATGAAATCCGAGCTGGCGCGATTGACCAGCGCGGGTGCTCGGGCTCTCCACGTCGATGTGATGGATGGTCATTTCGTCCCCAATTTAACCTTCGGCATGCCGATCGTTGCGGGGTTGCGCCGGCACACCGAGTTGCCTCTGGACGTTCACTTGATGATTAGCGACCCCCTGCGCTATGCGCCAGCGATGGTTGACGCGGGGGCGGATCTGTTGACGTTCCACGTCGAGGCGGTCGAGGATGCGACGTACACCGCAAAGGAATTTCGGAAATTGGGGGTGGGTGTCGGTGTGGCACTTGACCCTGAGACGCCGTTGTCGGATCTGGATGGCTGTTTGTCCTTTGTTGACATGGTTTTGGTGATGAGTGTGAAAGCGGGTTTCGGTGGCCAGCCATTTGATTCGGTGTCGTTAGACAAATTGACGTTGCTGCGCGACAACCATCCTGGACTGTTGCTGCAGATCGACGGTGGCATCAATGCCGAAACGATTGGTCCGGCGCGACAGGCCGGTTGCGATTTGTTCGTCGTGGGTTCGGCGCTTATCGGTCGAGACGATTATTCCGCTGCATTGGGTGAACTCGATCAAGCCGTTCGGTCGGCGGATGCAACTCCACAAGCGAGGGTCAAGTGA
- a CDS encoding histidine phosphatase family protein, protein MLRMPVMSRVLVIRPGATPFDDEQRIKGSLDMPMSDRGRVQVDIMAAELADFRLKTIFVAPCESARETAERLAKGRDVRIKVIDAFKNIDHGLWHGKLIEEMRKNQPRVYRTGQESPDDLCPPGGESIRDARLRVLKSVRKVAKKSRDEVVAIVAPEPIASIIQSALQREPMCSLWESETDTGKWDLVESELW, encoded by the coding sequence ATGTTACGCATGCCTGTGATGTCGCGTGTGCTGGTGATTCGTCCCGGTGCGACCCCTTTTGATGATGAACAGCGAATCAAGGGTTCGTTGGACATGCCGATGAGCGATCGAGGTCGTGTGCAAGTTGACATCATGGCGGCCGAGTTAGCCGATTTTCGACTGAAAACCATCTTCGTCGCTCCCTGCGAATCGGCTCGCGAAACGGCCGAGCGGTTGGCAAAGGGGCGCGATGTGCGAATCAAGGTGATCGATGCGTTTAAGAACATCGACCACGGATTGTGGCATGGAAAGCTGATCGAAGAGATGCGCAAGAACCAGCCACGCGTTTACCGGACCGGTCAAGAATCGCCTGACGATCTGTGTCCTCCAGGAGGCGAGTCGATTCGGGATGCTCGACTTCGGGTGCTCAAATCGGTCCGAAAGGTTGCCAAGAAAAGCCGCGATGAGGTGGTGGCCATTGTCGCCCCCGAACCGATTGCGTCGATCATTCAAAGTGCACTGCAGCGTGAACCTATGTGCAGCTTGTGGGAGTCGGAAACCGATACCGGGAAATGGGACCTGGTCGAGTCGGAGTTGTGGTAG